A genomic segment from Aegilops tauschii subsp. strangulata cultivar AL8/78 chromosome 1, Aet v6.0, whole genome shotgun sequence encodes:
- the LOC109764644 gene encoding peroxidase 2: MVIKLSAGAFAVSVWLSLAFFVGHGQPVLADGGGGKKHDVADTVKKEVAIAMKKNPRIGAALVRLLFHDCWVHGCDGSVLLDKTPDGGSTEKDAMNNIGLEGFDLIDRIKDKLGESVSCADIVVLAARDATSILSRGNIAYNVTTGRKDGVRSSAAAADAVLPPSTFNFTQLKANFAARNFTQTELVVLSGAHAVGVAHLSSFRDRLDNATATPISVRYQNALRDHVEDKTTAAVPDPTEMNNIRDMEFAFRNASGYNATGVDTSRAARGVLDNSYYHANLQNKVLFRSDWELRNDTTGAAGRDMREFRDDAAGWYVLFGKAMAKLSEIPAEGSRFEIRKNCRTTN, from the exons ATGGTGATCAAACTCAGCGCCGGCGCCTTCGCGGTGTCTGTCTGGCTGTCACTCGCCTTCTTCGTCGGGCACGGGCAGCCTGTGCTGGCCGACGGTGGCGGTGGCAAGAAGCACGATGTTGCTGACACGGTTAAGAAAGAAGTGGCCATTGCCATGAAGAAAAACCCGCGCATCGGCGCCGCCCTCGTCCGGTTGCTCTTTCACGACTGCTGGGTCCAC GGCTGCGATGGATCGGTGCTCTTAGACAAGACCCCGGACGGCGGCAGCACGGAGAAGGACGCGATGAACAATATCGGCCTGGAGGGCTTCGACCTGATCGACAGGATCAAGGACAAGCTCGGCGAGAGCGTCTCCTGCGCCGACATCGTCGTGCTGGCCGCCCGGGACGCGACCTCCATCCTCAGCCGCGGCAACATCGCCTACAACGTCACGACGGGGCGGAAGGACGGCGTCAGGTCGTCCGCCGCGGCCGCCGACGCCGTCCTCCCTCCCTCCACGTTCAACTTCACGCAACTCAAGGCCAACTTCGCCGCCAGGAACTTCACCCAGACGGAGCTCGTCGTCCTCTCCGGCGCGCACGCCGTCGGCGTCGCCCACCTCTCGTCGTTCCGCGACCGCCTCGACAACGCCACCGCCACCCCGATCAGCGTCAGGTACCAGAATGCGCTCCGCGACCATGTTGAGGACAAGACGACGGCGGCGGTGCCCGACCCGACGGAGATGAACAACATCCGCGACATGGAGTTCGCCTTCCGGAACGCCTCCGGGTACAACGCCACTGGGGTCGACACGTCCAGGGCGGCGAGGGGGGTCCTGGacaacagctactaccacgccaACCTCCAGAACAAGGTGCTCTTCAGGTCCGACTGGGAGCTGCGCAACGACACCACGGGCGCCGCCGGGAGGGACATGAGGGAGTTTAGGGACGACGCTGCCGGGTGGTACGTGCTATTCGGCAAGgccatggccaagctcagcgagatCCCCGCCGAGGGCAGCCGTTTCGAGATCAGGAAGAACTGCAGAACCACCAACTGA
- the LOC109764643 gene encoding peroxidase 2, whose product MATASSKVVVLMAFMAAALSSVSMAAGPAGLQHGFYNSSCPKAEDTVRNVVQGMIRNDPTMGAAFVRLFFHDCFVRGCDASILLDPTTSKPETEKTTIPLRGYDAVNKIKDAVEAVCPGVVSCADILAFAARDSTCASGGFTFHMPSGRLDGFQSIADEVFQGIPSPAFQLQELLDSFAAKGLNAEDLVVLSGAHSFGLTHCNFVTPRLYPTIDPSMNATFAAALKKVCPPPRNGGGFISVSNNRVTDPNKLSNQFYKNVASGQVLFTSDQTLLDETPTTGNKTAAMVADNAANPIAWMVRFAAALVKMGGIEVLTGTDPGEVRKVCFATNNAS is encoded by the exons ATGGCGACGGCATCAAGCAAGGTTGTGGTGCTCATGGCGTTCATGGCCGCTGCGCTGAGCTCTGTGTCGATGGCCGCTGGGCCCGCCGGGCTGCAGCACGGTTTCTACAACTCGTCGTGCCCAAAAGCCGAGGACACGGTGAGGAACGTCGTCCAAGGCATGATCCGCAATGACCCCACCATGGGCGCCGCCTTTGTTCGCCTCTTCTTCCACGATTGCTTTGTCAGG GGTTGCGATGCCTCCATTCTGCTGGACCCGACGACCAGCAAGCCAGAGACTGAGAAAACAACAATCCCTCTACGCGGATACGATGCCGTGAACAAGATCAAGGACGCCGTGGAGGCCGTCTGCCCGGGCGTTGTCTCCTGTGCGGACATCCTGGCCTTTGCTGCACGTGACTCCACCTGCGCCTCAGGCGGGTTCACCTTCCACATGCCATCCGGCCGCCTGGACGGCTTCCAGTCAATCGCCGACGAGGTCTTCCAGGGCATCCCATCCCCCGCGTTTCAGCTCCAAGAACTCCTTGATAGCTTCGCCGCCAAGGGCCTCAACGCCGAGGACCTAGTGGTCCTCTCCGGCGCGCACTCCTTCGGCCTCACGCACTGCAACTTCGTCACCCCACGGTTGTACCCCACTATCGACCCCAGTATGAACGCCACCTTTGCGGCGGCACTAAAGAAGGTGTGCCCGCCTCCGAGGAACGGCGGGGGGTTCATCTCCGTGAGCAACAACCGTGTGACGGACCCGAACAAGCTGAGCAACCAGTTCTACAAAAACGTGGCCTCTGGGCAGGTGTTGTTCACGTCGGACCAGACGCTACTGGATGAGACGCCGACGACCGGCAACAAGACAGCGGCCATGGTGGCCGACAACGCCGCCAACCCTATCGCGTGGATGGTCAGGTTTGCGGCGGCTTTGGTGAAGATGGGAGGCATTGAGGTGCTCACTGGGACCGACCCCGGCGAAGTCAGAAAGGTCTGCTTCGCCACCAACAACGCGAGCTAG